In the Balaenoptera musculus isolate JJ_BM4_2016_0621 chromosome 2, mBalMus1.pri.v3, whole genome shotgun sequence genome, GCGTTGGCACAGAGGGTCAGGAACAGAGTCAATTTCAGGGtaagtatattttcttaaatctagAAGCTGCACCATGGTTGTTACAATAGTGCTTTTTAGGACACCTACATATTTATTAATCATAAAGAGATGGCTTAATCAAACTTTGGAACTTGTTTGATAACAACTGAATCCTGCTTGATGTTTAAATAATCTATATACTAAGTTCATCCACTTAATGTGAGATACAGAGTTGTTTTTAGATTCTTATTCCATTGTTTCACAAATCAGCCTATGTATGTTTGGCTACCTTCCCTGAAGAGTTACTGAGATTTCAAATGTCTGAAACATTATCTACAGGATTGAAGGTAAGTGAGAGTGATCTCTAAGGATCAgttatgttttttaaactctGACCAGGGAAGTTCAGAGTTATTTCTAGAAACTTCACGTTGCCTCCCACCTACTCTTAGATAACATGGCTTATAAAGACCTGATCTGTTGGCAGATAATGGTCTCTTCTGGTAGCTTGGTCTCATTTGAATCATTTGTACTTTGAACAGTAATCCCAAACTGAACAAAACTGTCTTTCTCAATTCGATGGTAAATTCAGATTAAAAGATATgaaaatcaacaaatgaaaagaatatagATGTTAATTTGCATTAAGAGAACGTCAGTGTTTGGGgtttttggttttagtttgtgatgaaaaacacaaaagaaaaatttatcatttattcaacGAACATTTCAATGCCTATTAAATACGAGGCATTGTTCTGGATATTGGGTATACAGGACAAAAGAAGACAGGCCCGTTATTTTAGTGAAGGGGTAAAATCTGcatgtattttatattcatataaatagGTCACATCAGTTTCACATGCCTAACAATTATCTGGAGTAAAACGtgtctttataaaattttatcagtGGATTCTTGAATTTTTAACAGTAATAATGCTGGCACAGTTTCCTTTTTGTACAACCATACATACAAATGTGCCTAGTTTGTCATTCAGAACCTGATCCTTTAATTCTAAATTGATCCATGGTGATACGTATTTGCCCATGTAGAAAATTTGTTTGACTACTTATCAGAGTCGTAGGGTTCACAAGGCCTGAGTGGTCTTCTAGTTGTATTATTGTAGGTTTCTAGTTTGGATCTCTTTAGCGAAAggtaaattaactttaaaaaagtgttattcagtagatatatgtaaaaaatatatgtatttattagaGGTGCATTAAAGATACAGTTTAGCCACATGTTATCTATCATatagaaggaaatttttaatataaagaaaagaatttcagCATATTTGAATGTTCACATGCTAATCATAAATAGTAGTGACTTGCCTGGTTCAAGTTATTGACACATCTGCCACCAACTGGATATGACAGTAACCTACACACTTTATACACAAGCCAGAAGTGAACATTGAGGTTGGCATTTGGTTGTTCAGCCTTCCAAAGGCTCAAACTATAGTCAAGGAACAGAtctaattaaagttttttttttacatttacaacTCTGCAtcttttacttaataatatgTCCTAAGTGATTTTCTATACATTACTCCCACCTCTCCACTGAAACTTCTCTTGCCAAGTTATTTATTGCTGAATCTAATGCATAATTAGTGATACTATTGATTAGTCTCTTTTGAAACCCATACTTCCCTTGAAATCATactattttggcttttttttctattctctggccCCCTCTCTCAGGCTACTTTGTATCACTTAATTGCTGGTTTTCCTTAAGGGTTATCTAGGGCTCCACATATTCTCCTTGAATGATCTCATCCAGTCCTTGGCTTTAAAATTGATATGCTCCCATGCTTGCTTCTACACTCCAGCTGCTTACTGGATATGGTAAGATGTAGCTGAAACTCGAATTTAACTTTCTTCCCAAACCAGTTTTTTCTATGAATGCGTTGTTACACAAGCCAGAAACTTGGGAATAACAgatttctctcttccccacccgACCATAGCCAGTTGGTTATCAAGCGTTGACAGATCTACCTTTTAAAATCTCTCCACTTCCCTGGACCCCCTTGCCTCTGCTATCACCCAGCCACTTTGACCTGTGATTTCAGCCAGCTAAAAGCTATCGGCTTCTTAGctgctctccttcctccagtCAGACTCCCCTCTAGTCTGTTCATGTTATCACCAAAAATGCAGATCTCAGCATGTTACTCCTCTGCTTGAAATCCTTCATTGACGTCCTAATGCCCTCACAATAGGGAAAAGCTTTCCCAAGGTTCTCCATGATCTCTTTCGCCTTAGGACCTCCTGTCATATTCTCGTTTCAGGAACTTACTATCCCATTCCAAGTGTTTGTCTTCCTTTCTGCTGTCCCACCTTTCCCttgactctttttcattctttgggACTCAAGCTTCCTCTGTCCTATCTCCTGTACCCTTGGGATGCCTCTACTGTACTCCCATTGTACCCAGTAACAATCTTTCATAACACTGTTACACTATGTAGTTACTTGTTTGAATGATCTCCCCTGCTAACCTAAGCTTCTTGGATGGCAGGGATCATACGTGTATTGCTTACCATTGTATCCTTAGTGCCTAGTATAGTCTAACAAATAgtaattattcattatttattaaatgtattcattcataGCCATTATAATTTCCCTAATGATTCTAACTTAAGCCATTAATGAGAACTCAATTTTTGATATTACAAGTAACACTGCAGGGAACAGTTTtgtgctgagtttttttttttctgaaggcaTATAAATGTCTCATTGAATACTAAATTTCATATGTAAATACTTGTGCATGTATATGTCTCTCAGGTTTTGATTATATTCTGTTGGTGTCCACCCTTGCACCTTCATCACACTTTTCAAAAAGTTCCTTTTAATGttcagataaaattttttttaggagAAATATGTATTAGAAGAATGTCAGTTGCACAGGACAATAATGTTGTAATTTTAGTGGCCAGTACAGTAATTCATCTGAGCTAAGTCACAGgattaaaattaatgtttctaGGAATCCCCTGCTTTTGTACAAACTCAGAGGATCAACATACACAATAAAATAggttgcttttaaaaagtatttatataaaaaattcaaatgaattttCATAATTTAGCCACATGAGGGCAGTAGAAATACAGATTCAAATTTCCATTCAGTTTTTCTTCAGGTAAGTAATTTGCAGGCTTTTCCAGTGCTGAAAATAGTGTgctaactaaaatattttttaactcttccCTTAGCAAATTTATCTaggatttttttaagtgatagtATGATTAACACTTAAGATTGCTTGCTTAagaatttccttaattttcatcCTATTTTGAGAATTATGTACTTGTAGCTAGGTTTTCTTAAATTGTCTGGAGAAAaatgtgagggggaaaaaatgactttTCATGGTTTGtctaaatgttttgttttaaagggcTCTCTAAATACATACAGATTCTGCGATAATGTGTGGACTTTTGTATTGAATGATGTTGAATTCAGAGAGGTGACAGAACTTATTAAAGTGGATAAAGTGAAAATTGTAGCCTGTGATGGTAAAAGTAAGTGTTTGCCCTAATTACTGTGAAAGCAAAGCTACTTGAAATCTTGTTTTCATGAGtctttagaaaattttcatctgAAATTAAGGGAGAAAATGGCCAATGATCCACTCCCAGATAGAGACCAGGCTTCTTTCTCAGCTAGATTCTGGATTCCAGATCTCACATAGTCCTCTTACTAACTTTAGGTATAAACATTTCATATGACACGACACATAGACTACTTCTACAGGTTGAATTTgtttgcaggggtgggggggaagcatATTAATAAGCTTTTCTTCCCTATTTCAGTTGCAGATTTGAAGTGTTtctaaagcttttctttttctttaaggaagtgtttaatttcagtttatcctatggtttctgttttgttggatacctatacattttatattttaaaaatgattacttaAAAGACTTCAACTAACCATAAGAGCCTTAACAGTCATAATGGTAAATATCTAGTCCTCTGATCTGTTACATGCAGATATTTTTACAGCAGACCGAGGAACTTCTTCAGGTCCTTAAATGTTTCAAAAACTATACATCTCTGCTTTCTGTtccatgattattttctttttgctaatggaattttaaatatataaattgtatttgAAATATACTTACTTTTACTTTGTAATCTGAACAATTTGTGTTTAAAGCAGCTATTCCTGAAATTAGAGAATACTGTCAGTCACTTTCCAAGAAGgggaattttgaaaagaaagagaaatgtagAAAGCAGTACCCTACGTTGCTCAGTTTGTaggttaggtttttttgtttttatgttttgggtttcaAAGAAATGCCCTATCACCACTGAAAAGATATAAAGACAGAAAACCACACAAGAAAGACGTCATCTGGAGATAACATATCacttaatatattaatgtataacCTTCTAGTCTTTATATACATATCTTTACAGtaatatatgtatgcacatactcatttgcaaatatatcatttttcaCACGTAAGTCATTCTCTTAAACCTGATTTTTGATAGCTGCCTGAAATTATATACCTTTAtccctttttaaagaaatcatctcTTCCAGATGTCAGAGTCTCTGAAACTAGCAATGTTACAGTGGCTCGTACATTTTGGAAGGTTAAGTAGGGATAATCATTCTAAGACCTTTAAGATGACTTTTTTATATAATTACCAAATTCTTTGTTCTTTgctgtaacaacaacaacaaaaatctatgtttataattttatagttcCTGGATCATAGATAACATTTCTGTTTGTCAGATAATGTATACTTTCTTTCATGTCTGTCTTATAATTTAGGCTAAATCATCACCCTTAGGTTTTCAAATGTTTACTAGACTATAGAATTTGAGCGTTAATGTATAATTTCTAGACCACTATCAAAGTGACTCAATGATATGGATCAGTACTGTTCATAAAGCTTTCATGCTGATGGAAATGTTTCCTGTCTGTACCCTCCACTAGCCACATCTGactattaagcacttgaaatggaTTAGGGCAACTGAGAAATTTaatgctttaattttaatttaattttcttaactttaaatagccacatgtggttagccAGTAACTACcacattggacagcacagatgtaGACTAGTAGAGTGTCAATCAGTCAATCATTTGAAACATAGCTAAGAACCAAAAAGTCAGTGAAGGCCCCTGAGCAAACTTCATAATATCAAAGAGTCCATGTAAAcatatgtattttactttatagGTAGTCCTTAGAGTGTATTTCTCTTGCTTCTTAAAGATATAAgattatctgtttgtttttttttcaaacttcagtggatataaaatacaaatcaatcaatcagcCTTACCTACTGCAGTGGCTTCTGAGGAACTTGGCCCACCTACAGCACAGTATAGTAATTGTTCTTCAAAGAAAAGATTGTTGAGTATTCAAGAAAAGCTTAGATTGTGTTCCATGCACTCGTGTTTGTCAGCAGAAAATAatacaatcaatcaatcattaaaatataaatggttgTGGCATTTAGAGATAGAAGCTTAAGTAATAATTAATACCATTCCTTAGTAACCAGATAAATGCAGTACTACTGCGAAATAAAGTTCAATTCCAAATAGAGAAGTAGAGAAAGTGATTGATAGTGGCTagaattttggtatttttcttgcCAGGAATTATTAAAACAATTCTCTTCTATGTTATATAGTCctttgtggttttaaatttttggaCAGTAGAGGACTTGGAAAAAAAGTATAGCAGCTATATGAACCAAATGTAGTATAACTTGATTTTTCTTAACATAAATATGGAGACTAAGCATTAACTTTCCTTTTAAGGCAGAGTTAAAAAGACATTTACGTACACAAGATATTACTTTGGTCAGCTTTTCCTTTCCACCCTTGTCTCCCCTTCTTCACCACCATTAGTTCCTGTTTTACTTTTGAAAGATTTTCTCAACATATTTAAAGTTGCTGCTTGAATTTACTGTTTCTCTCCTCTGTTTGTTTCCTAGATACTGGCTCCAATACTACagaatgaataggaaaaaaatggctttttaaTGCCATCCTGTTATTGTTCATCAGTTTTTGAAGAGAAGCAtagaagagacttttttttttaatttattctagcATTGCAGAAATGACTACACTGTGCCGTACTATCAGAGAATTCCAGTAGAAAGAAGCTTATAATTCTGTACCTTCTTACATTACCTTATTATACAGcatgaagaaacagaacttttttttaacaacaaatcAAACATTGTGGCCTTCCTAAGACCAttctttaataaattcattttaaaactcaATGTGAGTAATAACTGCTAGAGCTGCTAAGCTAGCAACATGGACATATTAGATAAGCATTTTGAAAGAGCACCGTGTTCCTtgcaaaggaaattagaaaaatgcattcatttcAGTAGTTAGTTTCTATCAATTGTTTGTTAGTTTAGCTGATGAAAGCATTAGCAGGGGGCAAGACCAAAATTGCAGACTAGAACTTTCCTTACAAAAATCATTTGGTAATTATTGGTGTGAAAAATCTAAGTACAACTCAACTAGGAAAAATTAGACAAACAACAAAATGTAGTCTTTACATGgacaatttaagaaataatttacatatcatcAGTCAGgtttcatttttagaattttctacatcATCTTACCAGTTATTAGACTTTCAATAAAAAGTCCTATTAAATGTATCCCATATCTTTGTGTACTTGAAGGAAAAAGTTTTGTCAATCTAGGAATATATGATGAAGAAACTGGCATTTCTAAAACGTCACAGAGGGAGAATGTTTATCATTTAGTGGAAGTAGGCTTTTACAGCCCCATCCTGTGGTCATTCCCAATTCAACCCTTTTCAATGTGAAGCTGTCCTTTCACTCTCACTCTGCTGAGAGATAATTAATTAATAGAGTAGAGTTGGCAGTAATCGTCAGCAAAATAGCTTTTCATAAACCTATTAATTAAAGTACTAAAAAAGATCTTTATATTGTGCACTGTCCCCCTATTTTTTAGCTGTAGAAGCATGTTATATAATAGGTTTCATCATTTTTAAGTAATCCGTGCTCAGGTCTGATCTATGTAAGATAATGGCCAACATCACTAACTTCATTATCAGTGCTGTGTTACGTATATTCTTCTagataatcctcacaacagccctggaAGAACTTTGTTCCCCTTTTACAGATTTAGAAGCTTAATTACCAAAGGTTACATAATTAGGATTTTTCTTAATTGCAATGAATCAAGATCaatacctttttattttggagGTTCAACATAATGGTTAGCAGACAGGTTATGTTGATAGTAAACTTACAATGGTTGTagaaatttctgtttcttaaggAGTAAATTATGGTTTAAacttttttcatgttattaacAGTCACTGAGATCTTAAGAAAAGTATAGGGCTGGAGGTGTATACTTTGGGGGATTTTAAATCCTATAAATGATGTCACTAGATTGTgctttcaaacatacaaaagtaaCATTGACCTAGATGAGTTTCTTACAGGAAATGGTTGACTGCCATGACCTACTAATTGGAGTAATGCCTTCGCACTCCTAGTATTACCTCAGCACATCAGTGTAGTCCTTGATTCTTAGATTAAAACTAACTTTCATCCTTGCAGCCCATTCTGCATAATCTGTTCCAGTGTTCTCTTCCTGACCTTCCCTACTAATGAGCACATAGTCTGCTCCAGTtaaatttgagaaagaaacaaGTCAGATCTCAGATTTCTCTTCTGTCTTGGTTAtgctgtttccttcatttctcatgACTTTCCTTTCAGAATCAAAATCCTATCCATCATTCAAAACTTAAACCCACTTGTATCTGAGTACAACCCATATTGAGCTCTTCCCTTGTGAGCTCTTAACAAAGGAGTCATGAGAAAACACAACAAAGGACAGGAAGAACTTACATCAGTCTCAGTACTCACTCATACTCATCCAGGTAACTGGTGTGGAATACCTAGGGTTTATAGTGTACCTAGGCGTAAACCCTAGGGATTATACCACATTCCACCAGTTGAAACCAATTCTTGTACTTAGGACAGCCACCACATACACACCTCTCTCTTCGCCTGGGCAGGAGTACAGAAATCATAGCCTGACATTTCCTCCTCTCAGTTCTAATTACTTGCATACACATGGCTAACATTTGCACAGTGATATAGGTGTTCTAATCTTCCCACAGCAGTACTCGGACTTCACTGGAAATTACAGAAGAGACACGGCCAGAGCTTACGGCCAAAGGTATCCACTTTGGCCGTAAGCTCTCCCACCTGGCCACAGACTCCAGTGATAATAAGCTTACTTGCCTGTTaatgtggaagaagaaaaaaagtccatTAATTCTTCTATTAGTAGGACTAAATGTAAAATCTGGGCTTTGTGTGGTAACGTACAGTTGGTCCTGTCTCAATGTATTACTGAGTACTACTTTAACACCCAAATAGTGGACAAAGAATAGCTTCTTTGGGTTTAATGCCTGACTGGTCATTGTTTGGTTTGTTTATAGTGATCTGTCTTCAGCTgatgttaaggggaaaaaaagtattttatctcTTGGTAGACATCAATCCCAGTGTCATAAGGTATGTTATCGTCAGTTTTGAGTGGGTCATAATTGAATCACTAatagtaaaatatgtaaaatatgtacatatattggAATGTGTGTGTTTTCACTCAACTGGAGAAGCAATTATTTGTAGCATAGTTATAAAATTTGGAATCAATAAAACAATGCATGGTAAGGGAAAGTGCAAATTCTCCATAAGAATTTGCAACATTTGTTTTGTCAATCCATCCTAAAAATGCCCCCTAATTTGGTGAAAACATCCAGCTATTTTTTATATGCTGTAGTAATAATAAGAATCTTATTTTTCTAGTACATGGGTAGATAGAATGTGCTTGGGGTTTGGGGCAAGGCATTCTACCTTGTAAGAGGTATAAGAACTTTGCAACATACAGCAAAGGATTTAGCAGCATTAGTTCAAGAGAGCATTGTGCAAGAAAACTGAACAGTGTGCTCTTGTGAATGTCCCAACTCTCTTATTCTCTGATACCTTCTTCCTCTGCTTTTACTCATTCTGTTTACCAAAGTGAGCCACAAAacacctgaatagccaaagcaagaacaaagctgaaggcatcacacttcctgctTTCTGACTGTattacaaatctatagtaatcaaaatagcatgataatattggcataaaaacagacacatagatcagtggaacagaatagagagcccagaaataagcccacacatgtatggtcaattaatttatgacaaaggaggcaagaatgtacaatggggaaaggacagtcttgtccataaatggtgttgggaaaactggatcaCTATCTTACACTACACACAAAAAACTAaccaaaatggactaaagacttgaacctaagacctgaagccataaaactagaagaaaacatgtgtAAAGCTCcctgacatcagtcttggcagtgatttttttgtgtttgatACCAAAAGCGAAGGCAACAGAAGTAAAATTAAgcggaactacatcaaactaaaaagcttctctgcacagtaaaggaaaccatcaataaaatgagcaGGCagcctacagaataggagaaaatacttgcaaataatACACCTGATagatttatatccaaaatataaagaattcagACAATAGCTAAAAAACCattctgaatagacattttcccaaagaagacataaatacagccaacaggtacatgaaaatatgctcatcattaaccagggaaatgcaaatcaaaaccacagtaagacatcacctcacacctgttagaatggctactgtCAAAAAACAACAAGCATTGGTGAagatgcggagaaaagggaaccctcgtgcactgttgggaggaatgtaaattagtgcaaccAGTATGGaaaagtatggagattcctcagaaaattaaaaataaaacttaccttatggggcttccctggtggcgcagtcgttgagagtctgcctgccaatgcagggcacacgggttcgagccctggtctgggaagatcccacatgccgcggagcagctgggcccatgagccacagttactgagcctgcacgtctggagcctgtggtccgcaacgagtgaggccgcggtggtgagaggcccgcgcaccgtgatgaagagtggcccccgcttgccacaactagagaaagccctcacacagaaacgaggacccaacacagccataaataaataaataaaataaattaaaaaaaaaaaacaaacttaccttatgatccagcaattccacttctgggtatttatgtgAAGggaatgaaatcactatcttgaaaagatatctgcatctatgttcaaagcagcattatttacaacagccaagacaggAAAATacgtgtccattgatggatgaatgcataaagaaaatgtgtcatCTGTGGCCCACAAGAACCagattattcagccattaaaaaaaggaaatcctgtcatttgcaacaaaaCAGATGGAtcctgagggcattatgccaagtgaaataagttagagaaagataGATACTGTATGacctcatatgtggaatctaaaataaattgcactcatggatacagagaacagattggttgtTGCCAGAGGCAGATGGTGATGGGGTGAGCAAAATGAGTGAAAGTGGTCATAAgatacaaacttgcagttataaatAAGTCCCGGgagtgtaatgtacagcacagtgactatagttaacaatactgtgttgtacACCACCAGTTTGAACTGTGTGAGTCCACTTACTTAtacagggatttttgtttttt is a window encoding:
- the GTF2A2 gene encoding transcription initiation factor IIA subunit 2, coding for MAYQLYRNTTLGNSLQESLDELIQSQQITPQLALQVLLQFDKAINSALAQRVRNRVNFRGSLNTYRFCDNVWTFVLNDVEFREVTELIKVDKVKIVACDGKNTGSNTTE